The window tgtatagctctctacagatggctgtatagctctctatagatggctgtatagttctctacagatggctgtatagctctctatagatggctgtatagctctaCAGATGACTGTGTCACTCTATATGGCTGTATAGCTCTAtagatggctgtatagctctatagatggctgtatagctctcCACAGATGGCTATATAGCTCTCTAtagatggctgtatagctctctacagatggctATATAGCTCTCTAtagatggctgtatagctctctaCAGACGGATGTACAGCTCTCTACAGATGGTTGTATAGCTCACGGCTGTATAGCTCTATAGATGGCTGTATAGCCCTCCACAGATGGCTATATAGCTCTCTATAGATGGCAgtatagctctctacagatggctATATAGCTCTCTAtagatggctgtatagctctctaCAGACGGATGTACAGCTCTCTACATATGGCTGTATAGCTCACGGCTGTATAGCTCTAtagatggctgtatagctctaCACAGATGGCTATATAGCTCTCTAtagatggctgtatagctctccacagatggctgtatagctctctatagatggctgtatagctctctaCAGACGGATGTACAGCTCTCTACAGATGGTTGTATAGCTCACGGCTGTATAGCTCTAtagatggctgtatagctctcCACAGATGGCTATATAGCTCTCTATAGATGGTAgtatagctctctacagatggctATATAGCTCTCTATAGATGGTAgtatagctctctacagatggctATATAGCTCTCTAtagatggctgtatagctctctaCAGACGGATGTACagctctctacagatggctgtatagctcACGGCTGTATAGCTCTAtagatggctgtatagctctccacagatggctgtatagctctcCACAGATGGCTATATAGCTCTCTAtagatggctgtatagctctctacagatggctgtatagctctctacagatggctgtatatatagctctctacagatggctgtatatatagctctctacagatggctgtatatatagctctctacagatggctgtatatatagctctctacagatggctgtatatatagctctctacagatggctgtatatatagctctctacagatggctgtatatatagctctctacagatggctgtatatatagctctctacagatggctgtatatatagctctctacagatggctgtatatatagctctctacagatggctgtatatatagctctctacagatggctgtatatatagctctctacagatggctgtatagctctctacagatggTTGTATAGTTCTCTACAGATGGTTGTATAGTTCTCTACAGATGGTTGTATAGCTCCctacagatggctgtatagctcACGGCTGTATAGCTCTAtagatggctgtatagctctctacagatggctgtatagctctctacagatggctgtatagttctctacagatggctgtatagctctctatagatggctgtatagctctaCAGATGACTGTGTCGCTCTCTATatggctgtatagctctctacagatggctgtatagctcacggctgtatagctctctacagatggctgtatagctctccacagatggctgtatagctctctacagatggctgtatatatagctctctacagatggctgtatatatagctctctacagatggctgtatatatagctctctacagatggctgtatatatagctctctacagatggctgtatatatagctctctacagatggctgtatatatagctctctacagatggctgtatatatagctctctacagatggctgtacatatagctctctacagatggctgtacatatagctctctacagatggctgtatatatagctctctacagatggctgtatatatagctctctacagatggctgtatatatagctctctacagatggctgtatatatagctctctacagatggctgtatagctctctacagatggTTGTATAGTTCTCTACAGATGGTTGTATAGTTCTCTACAGATGGTTGTATAGCTCCctacagatggctgtatagctcACGGCTGTATAGCTCTAtagatggctgtatagctctctacagatggctgtatagttctctacagatggctgtatagctctctatagatggctgtatagctctaCAGATGACTGTGTCGCTCTCTATatggctgtatagctctctacagatggctgtatagctcacggctgtatagctctctacagatggctATATAGCTCTCTACAGACGGCTGTATAGCTCTCCACAGACGGATGTACAGCTCTCTAtagatggctgtatagctctctatagatggctgtatagctctcCACAGATGGCTATATAGCTCTCTATAGATGGCTGTATATctctctacagatggctgtatagctcACGGCTGTATAGCTCTATAGATGGCTGTATAGCTCATGGCTGTATAGCTCTAtagatggctgtatagctctaaagatggctgtatagctcatggctgtatagctctatagatggctgtatagctctaTAGATGGCTGTATAGCTCACGGCAGTATAGCTCTAtagatggctgtatagctctctaCAGACGGCTGTATAGATGGAGTTATAGATAGCAGTCAGGACTCACCGATGACTCAGAGTCTCTGATGAGGAagtctccctccactcctctctggtTGAGAGCCACCTCTGCCTGATGACGTGTCACCTTGCCATAGTACCATGGCTTCCCAGCAAACCTCCCCACCGTGGCTGGAGAGATGTAGTCACAGTCGGGCGTGGGCGGCCCCGCGGGGCCCAGTGAGGCATTCTGGGTAGTAGAGTCCTGCTGGGGAGGCAGCACAGTGACGTAGTTCTTAGGCACTAGTCCCAGCTGTCCATCTGCTTTACGGCACTTCCACCACTCAGGGTCGTTGTCTGGTTTCTCTaccacctccatcacctctccCTTCTCAAAGTTGAGCTCCTCGTCGTTCCCCGAGCTGAAAGGGTACAGCGCCTGCACCGTATGGAGTACCCGGTTCCCGTTAGACACACTGTGAACCACTGCTGCTAGCTTCTCAGTCAGCGACCCTGCCGGGTCTCCCAAACCTCCTCCCCCCGCTGTCCCGTCTGCGTCCTCTGTCACGTAGTTGGAGGGGAACCACCCGGAACGCCCCTGGTACCCCCCACGCCACCAGCCGTCGCTACACTTCTCCATGACGATAACGTGGGTGCCCTTGACCAACGAGAGCTCGTCCTCCCGCTCGGCGGTGTAGCTGAACTTGACGAGCGCCGGCAGGTTGAGGTCGTACAGGCGCTCGCCGTTGTCGGAGTACATGTCAGCGTCTGCGTTGGAGGCAGTGTCACGCATCCCCGTTTTCCGCTTCACCTTCCCAATGCCTGTTGGGAAACACCAGGAAAGGTTGTTACTGAGAGGTTATTCAGACAGTTACATTATGGTCTGTTAGGAGAGATACACCCTAAGCTCTTATAAAGAGTCATTCTGATACCTGTGTGATCGGTAATATAACAATAAATGCTATATGCCAGTGTTTCCCCTCAGTACGTGGAGTAGCTAGCCAGGCTGAACAATCTCTATATTGGTGGCCTCTGGTTTACTGGTCTGGTATCTCAGGCTTGTAAAAGGGGAGGTTATTTCAAATCAGACAGACTGTTTGATTGGTTCTCATACAGTATGCGCGCTATTAGCATGCGCAACACCCCCTACGCTTCCTCATAAATTTGCTACGCCCCCATTAGATAGGTAAACAAGCTAAGCTAAAGTTAGTCTAGTTAGTCAAGCTGGTCGAGCTAGGCTAGTTAGGCTATTTAGTCCAGTTGGTCTAGCTAGTCTAGCTGGTATAGTTAGTGTAGTTAGTCTAGCTGGTCTAGTTAGTCTAGCTGGTCTAGTTAGTCTAGCTGGTCTAGTTAGTCTAGCTAACTAAAACAAAGGAGAAAAACTCAGTGATGGATCTTTCTGAAAAGGAGATACTGCCACAGAGTGAGTAACCACCCATTTAGGGATTAAAACAGGAACTAGGAGCGTGTTGAGCCTTTGGGGAGTACGTATTAGTGGTCTTGCCAACAGGCTTTGGGGAAAAGCCTAatttcccagctagctagctcTATTCTTCAAGAGGCTAGGAAAACAGCCTTGAATTTTGACAGTCATGTCCCTGCTAAAGACTGTGGTGGACGGAGGACACAAATCCACCAGGCAACAGCCCTGGGTCTGAGTGGTGGTTCTGGAGGAAAACAAGAACGCTATATGAGAGGGTGCATGAGACCTTGTCTTCGAGAAGTCTGGAAATCTGGTTGGGGAAGACTGGGAGAGATGAATAGGCCCAATTAAGCAGCTATTTTCCCGAGAAGGATGACACAAActactggattcgttatccctttcatgccctgcctccagtccacatACCGATATCTAAACAAGACAGCCTCATCgaaacaagcggttctgtgaaaatgtaatttaatcagaggccactgccagatttctggattgggctgcgctcagagtatcctgccttggcaaattgtgctgttaagacactgatgccaattgcaaccacgtacctatgtgagagtggattctcggccatcattagcatgaaaactaaatacaggcccAGACTGTGtgggaaatgatttaagactgagactctctccaatacaacgctgcagagttatgtgcatcttTTCAAGCCCTTCTCATAAACCTGTGGTGAGTCATTCAccattttcgatgaacaaataacattttatatgtaagatggctaaataaagagcaaaattattgattattatttgtgccctggtcctattaGAACTCTTTATCAcatcccacgagccgggttgtgactaAAACTGAGGGTGGGAATTAAGAATCTGTGGCCTACTGTTTACCACAGTCAGCAATCTAACAACAGTATCTTTCTGGAGGGGTCAGGGCTCAAAACAAAAACATGAGGAGCCATGTTGAAAAGGCATCACTTACTATAGATTATAACCCATGTCGACAGTCTATTTTACCAGGGGCCATCACCACTCATAGATATTGTCTTActatgtcagtgttctgccatggccagcaaagagcccggatctcaatcccattgagtacgTCTGGGACCTGGtgaatcggagggtgagggctagggccattccatcCTGAAaggtctgggaacttgcaggtgccttggtggaagaggggggtaacatctcacagcaataactggcacatctggtgcagtccatgaggaggagatgcactgcagtacgtAATGCAGCtgttggccacaccagatactgactgttacttttgatctCTGGTTTACTTGTCTCGTGCGATACCATGGACATATCACTATGTTGTATGATTTCTGAATTGCTAAGAGCACCACGTGTCTGCTGCAAAGGACCAGAGAGAGCCATGAGGAAACTAGTTTAGCTCAGTCATGGAAGTAGAAGAGCTAAAAGAAATTGGCTCCCTAttcaaaaaagaaaagaaaaggagaacaagctatgaagaaaacatactggagttttggtgcaggtacagccatcCAGCAAAACGATACAACAAAATATATCGTAAAAAATAACTATCGATTTTCCCCTAGTGCCCAGTCTAGTGGTTCTACATCCAGCCTCTCTGCCCAGACTGGAGCTTACTAGCTGCCCGACCCCTGGCCTCTACCTCGTGTAGCCTAGCCAGCTCTACCTCGTGTAGCCTAGCCAGCTCTACTTCGTGTAGCCTAGCCAGCTCTACCTCGTGTAGCCTAGCCAGCTctacctcatgtagcctagccagGCGCGTTACACCCTAGTAGCCAGGGAGGCTGAGCTGATCTTTGGCAGGGCCCGCGGTGAAAATGGTGTTACCAGATAGGAATGTCTTGGCAGACCAGGCGAGCTCTGACCTCCCCGTcttaccaatacacacacacacacacacacacacacacacacacacacacacacacacacacacaccttggtgaGACATTTGTTGACTCCAACcctgtctctccaggaacagggttggagttaaaacctagaGGAGGGTCactgtccaggaacagggttggagaacaaCCATCAAATAAATATGGATAATTTCTATCAATCTTTGAAATGTATCAGCCCTTAACAATTCCCAGAAGATATTTATATAAACTGTACAGGGCTCTGTAGTATCAAACAGATGCTAGACATTGACAGCCATATAATGTTTGTTAATATGTCCAATTCTAAAATACAGGGGAGTGTACACTATTTAATGCTAACTCAAGAGAACTGGGTATTCAACAATCATTGTATATGGTAAAAGTAAAACATATATATTATGAACAGTGTAGTTCAGTGTGTTCGAGTGCGTCTCAGGTGTAGAGACACACAAGTGCAGAGAAATGTCGCTTcagattgttacaccagataatgtAATTTACCCAAAGAGTTTTTCAGAAATCTTGTCTATTTCAAGTCTTCTCTCATTGATTGAGACTCCAAAGTGCTGCATGTTATGATGACAGAGACATGTTTCAATCAATGAGTGAGAAGACTTGAAATAGACACAATGGCGGCGCACACCTTGTTGGATACAATACTGGAGcaaaaaatgtgtttattttaataacggagcattttctaaattcaaacTGATGCCCTGCAACTGAACACAGACGTTTTGTGAGACTCCTGTTTCCCCGAATCGAGGACGAAGACGGCATCGCTAAGGTTGGTTGAAGACTCTATGCTACAACAAACAGTACCTACCATTTAACTTCCAGTAATGGACACCAACAATATGTGATTAAATCACACTAACTGGTGTAACAGTCTGTGGCTAAGATAACTGGTGATCAGCAGATGATGGGAGAGGTGGTCATGATGAAACTGCCATTCACAAAGGAGCACACTAAGTTCACGATATACTTGCACAGCTGTGGGAGGAGTGTTGTCATGATCAAACTGCCATTCAGCTCCTCATGAGTCATCTGCTTGAAATCCAGCATAATGTCTAATCCGTCTAGAGGGAAACAGTTCTGCTACAATGACACACAGCAGGCAAAGAAATTATGTTTCAGTATCTAGAATCCATTGCAGGAAGAAGCCCAGGCACCACAAGGTATAGTCTGGAAGACAAAAACTATACTCTATTGTACAGTTTGAACAACAGTTGAACCGTGCCAGCTTAACTTTAACATTAGGGACTAGTTGAACATGCATAAATGTGCACAGGCAAAGGGATTACAATAAGACAAATATCTAGCCTAATAGGAAGCAATATGGCATAACCCTCAACCATTGCACAGTAGCCAGAACATACAAATGAGTATGTAGGCAGACAGCATCTACCTATAGCCATGTCTATCAGGCATGCTCAGGCAAATATTTTTTATAGCTACAGTTATAAAAGAGGTATTTACAATCGAGATACAAAAGATCTCTGATTGTAAAACCTCTTATATTTTTAGTCATAGATATGGTTACTGgtagttggttagctagctagctaagttagcaaACAGAAAAATTATTTGATTTCTCCCCCACTGTATGTCAGTCAGCAATACACAATATGGGTTTCAGTAGATAAACAAAAGTTAGCTAGGTGGCTTACAGGAAAAATAACTTACTGAGCTAGGTACCGTATTTGTCATCTGACCTCTTAGTGCTGACATCGGCTGAGGCTTCATCGGTTGAGCTTCTAACTTCAGCTAAATTCAACTCTTTGTTTTGAATCCTCTTCGCTATATTCAGGTTGAAACATGTATGGTTGAATGTCACCATGTAGCTAATAGATGCGCCATAGTCAAATTCGTGTTGATGAGAGAAATCACTTGAAGCCGTTGAGTCTGGTCAGTTCTTCGAGTTTTGTCCAATGGACTGTTACTGTCCACCTCCTTTAAAAAAAAGGCTGCCTTGGGGGAGGGGCAAGGCCGGAGCACGAAGCACCGCCCAACCAAAGTTGTCGTCTTTCAAACACAGGACCAAATGTGTCTGCTTGTATATTTAGCAATGAATCCGCCGGTAGGAACATCACTGAAAGACATCCAATGGCTCTATCAAACATGGACAACCACATCTACACAACAAAAACGTATAGTGCGACCAACATAACATTGAGCCTTCGCGAAATGCCACAAAGCAGgactacatttattttttaatctcAGAAGCTGTCAAATGGTGTATCATTCAGTGTGTGAAGCTCTGACCTTGCCTTCCTCACTGTCCTAGAAATGCCTCAGACATTTAGGGTGTCATATATAGAACTTGGTTTATAGTGGATCTTTAGGGTGTCATATATAGAACTTGGTTTAATATTGGATCTTTAGGGTGTCATATATATAACTTGGTTTAATATTAGATCTTTAGGGTGTCATATATAGAACTTGGTTTAATATTGGATCTTTAGGGTGTCATATATAGAACGTGGTTTAATATTGGATCTTTAGGGTGTCATATATAGATCTTGGTTTATATTGGGTCTTTAGGGTGTCATATATAGAACTTGGTTTAATATTGGATCTTTAGGGTGTCATATATAGAACTTGGTTTAATATTGGATCTTTAGGGTGTCATATATAGAACTTGGTTTAATATTGGATCTTTAGGGTGTCATATATAGAACGTGGTTTAATATTGGATCTTTAGGGTGTCATATATAGATCTTGGTTTAATATTGGGTCTTTAGGGTGTCAAATATAGAACTTGGTTTAATATTGGATCTTTAGGgtgtcatacagtatatcacaaaagtgagtacacccctcacacttttgtaaatatttgagtatatcttttcatgttgacaacactgaagaaaggacactttgctacaatgtaaagtagtgagtgtacagcttgtataacagtgtaaatttgctgtttAGGGTGTCATATATAGAACTTGGTTTTATATAAAACTTTTGTTTCTACAAGGTGAAAATAGTGTTATCACACTGAGCATCAAGGGAATTGactccctcttcctccactaTTCAAAACAACCACTTTGCATTAAAACAGCATGGAAGCAGAGACTAAATGCTGTAtttgcctggctggatgctcagtcccacacacacacacacacacacacacacacacacacacacacacacacacacacacacacacacacacacacacacacacacacactccctgccaTGCTACTATCAGGTAGTTATGGAGGTGAATGGTGGTTTGCATCCTCTGGTGTGATAGGAAGATGAGCTTAGTGGAAGATAAGAGGAGGTATCTAGGGCAGTTCATTTTTTAAACTTTTCTTTCCCAGGGGCAGCTGCCCACACAAACCGGTTGACCCAGAGACCACGAAAACATGCTAGCAAAAAAGTCTAAGTAAGTATCATGTCTTATCACCAGGTGACTGAAAATGGCaagtaatcaacattttaaaatgaatagATTTGGTAGACAGTTTATTAGTTTCACCTTCCCCAGTTAATTGGAAGTGTAAACTAAGTCTAGTTTGGCAGTTTTAAAGGTCATTTCCTGCACATTGCTCCAGACTTTGACCATTTAGTCCCATGTTGTGACCATTTGACTTGGCTGTGTGATAATGGTTGTACTGGTGTGAGCTGCACATTGCTCCAGACTGTGACCATTTAGTCCCATGTTGTGACCATTTGACTTGGCTGTGTGATAATGGTTGTACTGGTGTGAGCTGCACATTGCTCCAGACTGTGACCATGTTGTGACCCTTTGACTTGGCTGTGTGATAATGGTTGCACTGGTGTGAGCTGCACATTGTTCCAGACTGTGACCATGTTGTGACCCTTTGACTTGGCTGTGTGATAATGGTTGCACTGGTGTGAGCTGCACATTGTTCCAGACTGTGACCCTTTGACTTGGCTGTGTGATAATGGTTGCACTGGTGTGAGCTGCACATTGCTCCAGACTGTGACCATGTTGTGACCCTTTGACTTGGCTGTGTGATAATGGTTGCACTGGTGTGAGCTGCACATTGCTCCAGACTGTGACCATGTTGTGACCCTTTGACTTGGCTGTGTGATAATGGTTGCACTGGTGTGAGCTGCACATTGTTCCAGACTGTGACCATGTTGTGACCCTTTGACTTGGCTGTGTGATAATGGTTGCACTGGTGTGAGCTGCATATTGCTCCAGACTGTGACCATGTTGTGACCCTTTGACTTGGCTGTGTGATAATGGTTGCACTGGTGTGAGCTGCACATTCTCCCTGGTCACCTAAATAAAACCGTCATTTTCGGGGCGGATAGAACCATGCATTTGTTAAACAGCAAAGTGCATCATCCTCATGATTCCTGTAATAACAGTGTCTTCCTGCTGCTGTGCCTGTCTATAATGTCTAAaaatcccatcacacacacacacaccaccattcaaaagtttggggtcacttagaaatgtccttgtttctgtcccGAAACAAAGACCTTCCGTCTGAAACTCgtcagccttcatttctcagaaaaaTAACAGACGATttaatgcgagaaattgccaagaaactgaagatcccttcacagaacagcgcaaactggctctaaccaggatAGAAAGTGGGAGAGgcctcggtgcacaactgagcaagagaacaagtacgttagagtgtctagtttgtgaaacagcgcaaactggctctaaccaggatAGAAAGTGGGAGAGgcctcggtgcacaactgagcaagaggacaagtacgttagagtgtctagtttgtgaaacagcgcaaactggctctaaccaggatAGAAAGTGGGAGAGGCCtctgtgcacaactgagcaagaggacaaatacattagagtgtctagtttgtgaaacagcgcaaactggctctaaccaggatAGAAAGTGGGAGAGgcctcggtgcacaactgagcaagagaacaagtacgttagagtgtctagtttgagaaacagcgcaaactggctctaaccaggatAGAAAGTGGGAGAGgcctcggtgcacaactgagcaagagaacaagtacgttagagtgtctagtttaagaaacagcgcaaactggctctaaccaggatAGAAAGTGGGAGAGgcctcggtgcacaactgagcaagaggacaagtaagTTAGAGTGTCGAGTTTGagaaacagcgcaaactggctctaaccaggatAGAAAGTGGGAGAGgcctcggtgcacaactgagcaagaggacaagtacgttAGAGTGTCGAGTTTGaaaaacagcgcaaactggctctaaccaggatAGAAAGTGGGAGAGgcctcggtgcacaactgagcaagagaacaagtacgTTAGAGTGTCGAGTTTGaaaaacagcgcaaactggctctaaccaggatAGAAAGTGGGAGAGgcctcggtgcacaactgagcaagagaacaagtacgttagagtgtctagtttgagaaacagacaccttgCAGAAGTATTCATCAGCCTTGGCATTTCTCCCAttgtgttgcattacaacctgtaatttaaatggatttggatttcatgtaatggacatacacaaaatagtccaaattggtgaaatgaaaaaaatatatacttttcaaaaaaaaaaaaaaaaaaaaaaaaaaaaaaggaaaagtgGGGCATGCATTTGTATTCAGCTCCTTTACTATGAATCCCctgaataagatctggtgcaaccaattaccttcataaGTAACATAAttggttaaataaagtccacctgtgtgcaatctaagtatatatacacacctgttctgaaaggccccagagtctgcaacagcactaagcaaggggcaccaccaagcaagtgtcaccatgaagaccaaggagctctccaaacatggcagggacaaagttgtggagaagtacagatcagggttgggttataaaaaatatcagaaactttgaacatcccagtagtagaccaccgtctactactggggaccaccgtctactactggggaccaccgtctactactggggaccaccgtctactacaggggaccaccgtctactactggggaccaccgtctactacagagaaccaccgtctactactagggaccaccgtctactacaggtgaccaccgtctactacagagaaccaccgtctcctacagagaaccaccgtctactactggggaccaccgtctactacagagaaccaccgtctcctacagagaaccaccgtctactacagggaaccaccgtctactacaggggaccaccatctactactggggaccaccgtctactactggggaccaccgtctactacagggaaccaccgtctactacagagaaccaccgtctactactgggaaccaccgtctactactggggaccaccgtctactactggggaccaccgtctactacagggaaccaccgtctactacagagaaccaccgtctactactgggaaccaccgtctactactggggaccaccgtctactactggggaccaccgtctactacagggaaccaccgtctactacagagaaccaccgtctactacaggggaccaccgtctactactggggaccaccgtctactactggggaccaccgtctactactggggaccaccgtctactactggggaccaccgtctactactgggaaccaccgtctactactggggaccaccgtctactacagggaaccaccgtctactactggggaccaccgtctactacagagaaccaccgtctactacaggggaccaccgtctactacagagaaccaccgtctactactggggacc of the Oncorhynchus masou masou isolate Uvic2021 unplaced genomic scaffold, UVic_Omas_1.1 unplaced_scaffold_1270, whole genome shotgun sequence genome contains:
- the LOC135530137 gene encoding SH2/SH3 adapter protein Nck1-like isoform X1, with the translated sequence MTEEVIVIAKFDYLAQQDQELDIKKNERLWLLDDSKSWWRVRNATNKTGFVPSNYVERKNSARKASIVKNLKDTLGIGKVKRKTGMRDTASNADADMYSDNGERLYDLNLPALVKFSYTAEREDELSLVKGTHVIVMEKCSDGWWRGGYQGRSGWFPSNYVTEDADGTAGGGGLGDPAGSLTEKLAAVVHSVSNGNRVLHTVQALYPFSSGNDEELNFEKGEVMEVVEKPDNDPEWWKCRKADGQLGLVPKNYVTVLPPQQDSTTQNASLGPAGPPTPDCDYISPATVGRFAGKPWYYGKVTRHQAEVALNQRGVEGDFLIRDSESSPSDFSISLKAQGKNKHFKVQLKDGLYCIGQRKFSSLEDLVDHYKKAPIFTSEQGDKLYLVKALAAS
- the LOC135530137 gene encoding SH2/SH3 adapter protein Nck1-like isoform X2; protein product: MDMANLFKHFFRIGKVKRKTGMRDTASNADADMYSDNGERLYDLNLPALVKFSYTAEREDELSLVKGTHVIVMEKCSDGWWRGGYQGRSGWFPSNYVTEDADGTAGGGGLGDPAGSLTEKLAAVVHSVSNGNRVLHTVQALYPFSSGNDEELNFEKGEVMEVVEKPDNDPEWWKCRKADGQLGLVPKNYVTVLPPQQDSTTQNASLGPAGPPTPDCDYISPATVGRFAGKPWYYGKVTRHQAEVALNQRGVEGDFLIRDSESSPSDFSISLKAQGKNKHFKVQLKDGLYCIGQRKFSSLEDLVDHYKKAPIFTSEQGDKLYLVKALAAS